A genomic segment from uncultured Marinifilum sp. encodes:
- a CDS encoding BT_3928 family protein — protein MRAIQFISRLLVGILFIFSGFVKAVDPMGSTYKFTDYFIAFGMDAFKEIAFPLAILLSTLEFTVGMALVFNAWKKLSAWGALLFMAAFTPLTLVLAISNPVSDCGCFGDALILTNWETFGKNMIILFFTLIVFYNRKKDNKSYPLWKQNVLISFTIICSLWISIFSYRHLPIIDFRPYHIGANIAEGMIIPDGAEADQYTSLFRYKKDGLIKEFDETNYPWQDSSWVFVDSQQIKIKEGYTPPIHDFSISNDYDGDITDRVLNDEAYTFLLVSKEISKIDDEIVAKIQDLSLFALERNISFIAITASGQTEIEAFKNNHELPFEFYNTDEIQLKTIIRSNPGLVLLKKGTILDKWHYKDFPNSNEFKGDLAAYSITKHQKLNIKLILISITSTLLLLICLFVMLTRANAKVKNRLQL, from the coding sequence ATGAGAGCAATACAATTTATTAGTCGCTTATTGGTGGGAATTCTTTTCATCTTTAGCGGTTTTGTAAAAGCTGTTGATCCTATGGGATCTACCTATAAATTTACAGACTATTTTATTGCATTCGGAATGGATGCATTTAAAGAAATTGCTTTTCCTTTAGCAATTTTGCTATCTACGCTTGAGTTTACAGTAGGAATGGCACTCGTATTTAATGCCTGGAAAAAATTATCGGCATGGGGAGCCTTACTATTTATGGCTGCATTTACACCTCTAACTTTAGTATTGGCCATAAGTAATCCGGTTTCGGATTGTGGATGTTTTGGTGATGCTCTAATTCTTACCAATTGGGAAACATTTGGTAAAAATATGATTATTTTATTCTTTACTCTTATTGTTTTCTATAATCGAAAAAAAGACAATAAAAGCTATCCTTTATGGAAACAAAATGTATTAATTAGCTTTACAATAATTTGTTCATTATGGATTTCGATATTTTCATATCGCCACTTGCCAATAATTGATTTTAGACCATACCATATTGGAGCAAACATTGCCGAAGGAATGATTATTCCTGATGGAGCTGAAGCAGATCAATACACTAGCTTATTTAGATATAAAAAAGATGGCCTTATTAAGGAATTCGACGAAACCAATTATCCATGGCAGGATTCAAGCTGGGTTTTTGTTGACTCTCAGCAAATTAAGATAAAAGAAGGATATACACCTCCCATTCACGATTTTTCAATATCGAATGACTATGACGGTGATATTACCGACAGAGTTTTAAACGACGAAGCTTATACTTTTCTTTTGGTATCGAAAGAAATTTCTAAAATAGATGATGAAATTGTCGCTAAAATTCAAGATCTATCCTTATTTGCCCTTGAAAGGAATATTTCTTTTATAGCCATAACAGCCTCGGGGCAAACAGAAATTGAAGCGTTTAAAAATAATCATGAACTTCCTTTTGAATTTTATAATACCGATGAAATTCAATTGAAAACAATTATCAGATCGAATCCGGGTTTGGTCTTGTTAAAAAAAGGAACTATTCTTGATAAATGGCATTATAAAGATTTTCCAAATTCTAATGAATTTAAAGGAGATCTGGCAGCCTATTCAATTACAAAACATCAAAAATTAAATATCAAACTAATTTTAATTAGTATTACATCAACTTTACTATTGCTAATATGCTTGTTTGTTATGCTAACCCGAGCAAATGCAAAAGTAAAAAACAGATTACAATTATGA
- a CDS encoding DUF1599 domain-containing protein, whose protein sequence is MNKTEQQYNSIIKICTDIFTKKMHDYGTAWRILRPSSITDQIYIKAQRIRSIEIKGTSKIDEDIRSEFIAIVNYGIMGIIQLELGTSEEELANEKALELYQKYFIQAKELMEAKNHDYDEAWRSMRVSSYTDLILMKINRTKQIEDLKGKTLVSEGIDANYFDMINYSVFGLIKLEFENEK, encoded by the coding sequence ATGAATAAAACAGAGCAACAGTACAATTCCATTATTAAAATTTGTACAGATATCTTCACAAAAAAAATGCACGATTACGGAACAGCATGGCGAATTCTTCGTCCGAGCTCAATTACCGATCAAATTTACATTAAAGCACAACGCATTAGAAGTATTGAGATTAAGGGTACTAGTAAGATAGATGAAGATATACGCTCAGAGTTTATCGCAATAGTAAATTATGGGATAATGGGAATTATTCAATTAGAATTGGGAACATCGGAAGAAGAGCTGGCAAATGAAAAAGCTCTGGAATTGTACCAAAAATATTTTATTCAGGCAAAAGAATTAATGGAAGCAAAAAACCATGATTACGATGAAGCTTGGAGAAGCATGAGAGTAAGCTCATACACCGATCTAATTTTAATGAAAATAAACAGAACCAAACAAATAGAGGATTTAAAAGGAAAAACACTTGTATCGGAAGGAATTGATGCCAATTACTTTGATATGATTAATTACTCGGTATTTGGTTTAATAAAACTAGAATTCGAAAACGAAAAATAA
- the folP gene encoding dihydropteroate synthase — MQNYKTNCFNSDNLSIKCDNRIINFRTPLVMGILNLTPDSFYDGGNYLDEDSIVKRAAQILNEGADIIDLGAYSTRPGASQVSAEVEYKRLFPAVACIRKKFPDAILSIDTFRSDIASKIVNEFGCCIINDISGGTMDEKMFETIAHLQVPYIMMHIKGTPQNMQLNPEYEDLIGEMMIFFTQRIKILNDLGFSNIILDPGFGFGKTIDHNYEIVARMNEFVDLKFPLLIGLSRKSMIYKLLGGDPSTSLNGTTALNMMCLNKGAAILRVHDVKEAVECVKLHSKIMLQLK, encoded by the coding sequence ATGCAAAATTACAAAACTAATTGTTTTAACAGCGATAATCTTTCTATTAAGTGCGATAATCGTATAATAAATTTTCGAACCCCTTTAGTAATGGGGATTTTAAATCTTACTCCAGATTCATTTTACGACGGAGGAAATTATCTGGATGAAGATAGTATTGTAAAAAGAGCAGCCCAAATTTTAAACGAAGGAGCTGATATTATAGATTTGGGTGCATACTCAACTCGTCCTGGAGCTTCTCAGGTAAGTGCCGAAGTAGAGTACAAGAGACTGTTTCCGGCAGTAGCTTGTATTCGTAAAAAATTCCCAGATGCAATTCTGTCCATAGATACCTTTCGGTCCGATATTGCATCTAAAATTGTAAATGAATTTGGATGCTGTATTATTAACGATATTTCTGGAGGAACAATGGATGAAAAAATGTTTGAAACCATTGCTCATTTGCAAGTACCCTACATTATGATGCACATTAAGGGTACACCCCAAAATATGCAGCTAAATCCTGAATATGAAGATTTAATTGGGGAGATGATGATTTTTTTTACCCAGCGAATTAAAATTTTAAATGATCTTGGTTTTTCTAATATAATTTTAGATCCAGGTTTTGGTTTTGGAAAAACAATTGATCACAACTACGAAATTGTAGCTAGAATGAACGAGTTTGTCGATTTAAAATTTCCTTTGTTAATTGGATTATCACGAAAATCGATGATTTATAAATTATTGGGAGGAGATCCTTCTACCAGCCTTAACGGAACAACAGCATTAAATATGATGTGTTTAAACAAAGGAGCCGCTATTCTTCGAGTACACGATGTTAAAGAAGCTGTTGAATGTGTAAAGCTACATTCAAAAATTATGTTGCAACTTAAATAA
- the cdaA gene encoding diadenylate cyclase CdaA: MITAFITLGLFDILDILLVALLLYQVYLLIRGTVAINIFVGLFLFYLMWLLVRALNMELLSSILGQFIGVGVIALIIVFQQEIRKFLLILGSRYNVNQRFSLENWFASEEAGMKEKEINSIVSACEHMSKSKTGALIVIAKNTDLKAYANTGKLVNSRVSGTLLETIFFKNSPLHDGAVIIDNNKIFAARCILPVTDSTNIPGSLGLRHRAAIGMSQVTDSHIITVSEENGNISYVMGGNIKVRITGAELSTFLAGDFSGFIV, translated from the coding sequence ATGATAACCGCATTTATAACTCTAGGACTTTTTGATATTTTAGATATTCTTCTGGTAGCTTTATTGTTGTATCAGGTATATCTGCTTATTAGAGGTACTGTAGCTATTAATATTTTTGTAGGATTATTTTTATTCTACTTAATGTGGTTGCTTGTTCGTGCTTTAAATATGGAATTACTAAGTAGCATATTAGGGCAGTTTATTGGGGTTGGAGTTATTGCATTAATAATTGTTTTTCAGCAGGAAATACGAAAGTTTCTACTTATATTAGGTTCTCGTTATAATGTAAATCAGCGATTTAGTCTCGAAAATTGGTTTGCTTCAGAAGAGGCAGGAATGAAAGAGAAAGAAATAAATTCTATTGTTTCGGCCTGTGAACACATGTCTAAATCTAAAACGGGAGCTTTAATTGTTATTGCAAAAAATACAGATTTAAAAGCGTATGCAAATACCGGAAAACTTGTTAACTCAAGAGTTTCGGGGACACTTTTAGAAACCATATTTTTTAAAAATTCGCCCTTACACGATGGAGCTGTTATTATCGATAATAATAAGATTTTTGCAGCCCGTTGTATTCTTCCGGTAACCGATAGTACTAATATCCCAGGTAGTTTAGGGCTTAGACATCGTGCAGCAATAGGTATGAGTCAGGTTACAGATTCTCATATAATTACAGTTTCCGAGGAAAATGGTAATATCTCTTATGTAATGGGTGGGAATATTAAGGTTCGCATAACAGGGGCTGAATTAAGTACATTTTTAGCCGGCGATTTCTCAGGTTTTATTGTTTAA
- a CDS encoding TIGR01777 family oxidoreductase: protein MKIAISGSKGLIGSSLYDYLAVKLNAEIIAIPRAMLYGKTEDLAEFLDGTDAIIHLSGSPVVSVWTKKRMNILRNSRIVTTKNLYKAVSVMPQKPGLFISTSAVGIYDSTNIHSEDNYFYADDFLGKLCQDWEYESNKMSQLNVRTVIFRFGVVLSNKGGVLNKMIPSFRLGLGAILGNGKQIFPFVHINDLMEAFLHIFINKTSKGVYNLVAPDIKTNSDFAKTLGKCLKRPVLFHVPAILLKIFLKQGATVLLKGQKVIPKRLMNEGFVFKHDTLIKSIKFYFP from the coding sequence ATGAAAATAGCAATCTCAGGTAGTAAGGGGCTAATAGGATCAAGTTTATATGATTATCTGGCTGTAAAGCTTAATGCCGAGATAATTGCAATACCAAGAGCAATGCTTTATGGTAAGACGGAAGATTTAGCTGAGTTTTTAGATGGAACAGATGCAATTATTCATCTTTCTGGTTCGCCTGTAGTTTCGGTATGGACAAAAAAAAGAATGAATATTCTTAGGAACAGTAGAATTGTCACCACTAAAAATTTATATAAGGCAGTATCTGTAATGCCCCAAAAACCAGGCTTATTTATCTCTACATCGGCTGTTGGAATATACGATTCAACAAATATTCACTCTGAAGATAACTATTTTTATGCCGACGATTTTTTGGGGAAATTGTGTCAGGATTGGGAATATGAGTCCAATAAAATGTCTCAGTTAAATGTAAGAACTGTAATATTTAGATTTGGAGTTGTGCTTAGCAACAAAGGAGGAGTATTAAATAAAATGATACCATCATTTCGTTTGGGCTTAGGAGCAATTTTAGGTAATGGTAAGCAAATATTTCCATTCGTTCATATAAATGACTTAATGGAAGCGTTTCTGCATATATTTATAAATAAAACTTCAAAAGGTGTTTATAATTTAGTTGCACCTGATATAAAAACGAATTCCGATTTTGCTAAAACTTTAGGTAAATGTCTTAAACGCCCCGTTTTATTTCATGTTCCTGCCATTCTTCTTAAAATATTTCTTAAACAAGGGGCAACAGTTCTGCTAAAAGGTCAAAAAGTTATTCCTAAAAGACTTATGAATGAGGGGTTTGTGTTTAAGCATGATACCTTAATTAAGTCAATAAAATTTTATTTCCCGTAA
- a CDS encoding response regulator, with product MVINFTPELLIVDDRIENLKLLQALLGEMDVKLELFQSPLEALQEIEKKEYALILLDIQMPKMDGFLLAQKIRQGNVNSMTPIIFLTGVYLDKKSEQKGYDSGCVDFIMKPFNSTILKNKLSIFLDLYRSKKQKELQNSELSASLRDKELLEGRLRSLATNYRTILEGQNELILKINGSQIIEFANKAFSDFFDYSLDGISKNCVSDINSDFAKLLETSIQEMNGRKQFIIAEKPIINQLNELKWFEWSVFKEIGLDDVHYLIVGRDVSEKKLLRDALLKKEVMMRKTEKLAQLGSFEWDSYSEIFKGSKEFYKLYEITNKEIDKVQDLLGLTIHPEDVPPLKRLLNNLPKKNQKLEFEHRVISADDNIKHLHVELYCEYNSASDVLYLHGFVFNISKDKDIEESFKKSLSLHKNAYHDKAFLELNEKNEIIYINDFGCDFLECENIKRIKGVSFLNFIPDKEKDRVENIFNLKRRKKGFVFEVLTIKTHHQKLKKVVVGAYSAINKNQIIVKVIIHYLYQIDSITNNSDNYKDVILALKRKEKEFTQKNIKLRNRVDKELKVNEIQRQLLYKKSELESLGKMARSVVHEINQPLTGISMIMDNLLLRLSMDKIDEDYIREKCSQVFNDIDRIKKYLSQIGIFNSSQKEERNYSVNVNDVVKNAIDMVHKQYKNSKVNVKLDTDNKNSLFIYGNRYKLEKVIVDILNNSYESVCEKYKSIDDSKTDKSIQISTELCDDKVVVAIKDNGFGIDPENLNYIFEPFFSTKQEGIGSGLGLYVSKNIVQKMNGNISVNSKKNEFTEMKLIFPYEMNLEKEVYFK from the coding sequence ATGGTTATAAATTTTACGCCAGAATTATTAATTGTTGACGATAGAATAGAGAACCTGAAACTTCTTCAGGCACTTTTAGGGGAAATGGATGTAAAATTAGAATTGTTTCAGTCGCCTCTGGAAGCATTGCAAGAAATTGAAAAAAAAGAATATGCTCTTATTTTGCTCGATATACAAATGCCCAAAATGGATGGCTTTTTACTTGCCCAAAAAATTAGGCAAGGGAATGTTAATAGCATGACTCCAATTATTTTTTTAACAGGAGTATATCTCGATAAAAAAAGTGAGCAAAAAGGTTATGATAGCGGATGTGTCGATTTTATAATGAAGCCATTTAATTCTACGATTCTTAAAAATAAGCTTAGTATATTTTTAGATTTATACCGAAGTAAAAAGCAAAAAGAATTGCAAAATTCAGAGTTAAGTGCTAGCCTACGCGATAAGGAGTTGTTGGAAGGTAGACTTAGATCTTTAGCTACAAATTATAGAACCATTTTAGAGGGGCAAAATGAATTAATTCTTAAAATTAATGGATCACAAATAATAGAATTTGCCAACAAGGCATTTTCTGACTTTTTTGATTATTCTTTAGATGGTATTTCGAAAAACTGTGTTTCAGATATTAATAGCGATTTTGCAAAATTGCTTGAAACCAGTATCCAAGAAATGAATGGGAGAAAGCAATTTATAATTGCCGAAAAACCAATCATAAACCAATTAAATGAATTAAAATGGTTTGAGTGGTCTGTTTTTAAGGAGATTGGTTTGGATGATGTGCATTACCTTATTGTGGGTCGTGATGTTTCAGAGAAAAAATTATTGCGCGATGCCCTGCTTAAGAAAGAGGTTATGATGCGTAAGACTGAAAAACTTGCACAATTAGGGAGTTTTGAATGGGATTCTTACAGCGAAATTTTTAAAGGATCTAAAGAATTCTATAAGTTGTATGAAATTACCAATAAAGAAATTGATAAAGTACAGGATTTATTGGGCTTAACTATTCATCCAGAAGATGTACCTCCTTTAAAAAGGCTGCTTAATAATTTGCCTAAAAAAAATCAAAAGTTAGAGTTTGAACACAGAGTAATTAGTGCTGATGATAATATTAAACATCTTCATGTCGAATTGTATTGTGAGTATAACTCTGCTTCTGACGTTCTATATTTGCATGGATTTGTTTTTAATATATCTAAAGATAAAGATATAGAGGAGAGTTTTAAAAAGAGTTTAAGTTTACATAAAAATGCATATCACGACAAGGCCTTTCTAGAGCTGAATGAAAAAAATGAAATTATTTATATCAATGATTTTGGTTGTGATTTTTTAGAATGTGAAAACATAAAAAGAATAAAAGGAGTAAGCTTTCTGAATTTTATTCCGGATAAAGAAAAAGATAGGGTTGAAAATATATTTAACCTAAAAAGAAGGAAAAAAGGTTTTGTTTTTGAGGTTTTAACTATAAAAACACATCACCAAAAGTTAAAAAAAGTTGTTGTAGGCGCTTATTCTGCAATAAATAAAAATCAAATTATTGTTAAGGTAATTATTCATTACTTGTACCAAATCGATTCTATTACAAATAATTCTGATAACTATAAAGATGTTATTCTAGCATTAAAACGCAAAGAGAAAGAGTTTACGCAGAAAAATATAAAATTAAGAAATAGAGTCGATAAAGAATTAAAAGTAAATGAAATACAGCGGCAGTTGTTATACAAAAAATCGGAATTAGAGTCGTTAGGAAAAATGGCAAGGTCGGTTGTTCATGAAATAAATCAGCCATTAACAGGCATTTCTATGATTATGGATAATTTACTTTTAAGATTATCTATGGATAAAATAGATGAAGATTATATTCGTGAAAAGTGCTCACAAGTATTTAATGATATTGATCGGATTAAGAAATATTTATCTCAGATTGGAATATTTAATTCATCGCAAAAAGAAGAAAGAAATTATTCTGTTAATGTGAATGATGTTGTTAAAAATGCCATTGATATGGTGCATAAGCAATATAAGAATAGCAAAGTAAATGTAAAATTAGATACCGATAATAAAAATAGTTTATTTATTTATGGAAATAGATATAAACTGGAAAAGGTAATTGTTGATATTCTAAACAACTCTTATGAGTCGGTTTGTGAAAAGTATAAATCAATAGATGATAGTAAAACCGATAAATCTATTCAAATTAGTACAGAACTATGCGACGATAAGGTTGTGGTTGCTATCAAAGATAATGGCTTTGGAATTGATCCTGAAAACCTAAATTATATTTTTGAACCATTTTTTTCGACCAAGCAAGAGGGAATAGGATCGGGCTTAGGATTGTATGTAAGTAAAAATATTGTACAGAAGATGAATGGTAATATTTCGGTGAATAGTAAGAAAAATGAATTTACTGAAATGAAATTAATTTTTCCTTATGAGATGAATTTGGAAAAAGAAGTGTATTTTAAATAA
- a CDS encoding sigma-54 dependent transcriptional regulator, translating to MISVNNLRILILDDEKLVRDELSEFLVDPNFKIFKAGSPSQAFQIMDNNEVHIAIIDVNLPEMSGIDVLERIKKEYPEIEVIMISGYSEMDSVIHSMRLGASDFFTKPFRLSDVENSIERTKKFVNLKKSLQEVKRNYSIISKEFYKAMGYEIVGDSRHMKNLINLIGKVAKTENTSVLITGESGTGKELVARAIHYLSNRKENCFYAVNCSAIPETLFESEFFGHTKGAFTGASDTKTGWFEAANKGTLFLDEIGDMQLNLQTKFLRVLEERKIRKVGSNIEIPFDTRIIAATNQNLEELNTEKGFRLDLYHRISSFVIHLEPLRNRKEDIPLLLDYFVKYFNRVMGKTINEIDELVVRKLLDYEFPGNVRELKNMVERAVIVCDSNKLSLSNFQLSNNKESSATCHFPEEEILDLELVEKNCILKALERSNNNKSKAADMLNITWQSLDRRIKKYKI from the coding sequence ATGATTTCTGTAAATAACTTGCGAATTTTAATTTTAGATGATGAAAAACTGGTAAGGGATGAATTGTCTGAATTTTTGGTAGATCCAAATTTTAAAATTTTTAAGGCTGGCTCACCATCTCAGGCATTTCAGATAATGGACAATAATGAAGTTCATATCGCTATTATTGATGTTAACTTACCAGAAATGAGTGGTATAGATGTCTTGGAGCGAATTAAAAAAGAATATCCTGAAATAGAGGTAATTATGATTAGCGGATATAGCGAAATGGATTCTGTTATTCACTCTATGAGACTCGGAGCCTCTGATTTTTTTACTAAGCCATTTCGTTTAAGTGATGTTGAAAATTCAATTGAAAGAACAAAAAAGTTTGTTAACCTAAAAAAGAGTTTACAAGAGGTCAAAAGAAATTATTCCATAATTTCTAAGGAGTTTTATAAAGCAATGGGATACGAAATAGTTGGCGATAGTCGGCACATGAAAAATCTTATTAACCTTATTGGGAAAGTTGCTAAAACAGAAAATACATCGGTATTAATTACTGGAGAAAGCGGAACAGGAAAAGAGTTGGTAGCTAGAGCTATTCATTATTTAAGTAATAGAAAAGAGAACTGTTTTTACGCTGTAAATTGTAGTGCTATTCCTGAAACTCTTTTCGAAAGTGAATTTTTTGGACATACAAAAGGAGCTTTTACCGGTGCCTCTGATACTAAAACGGGTTGGTTCGAGGCCGCTAATAAAGGAACTCTATTTCTCGATGAAATAGGGGATATGCAACTAAATTTGCAAACTAAATTCTTAAGAGTATTAGAGGAAAGAAAAATTAGAAAGGTAGGATCTAATATTGAAATTCCCTTTGATACCAGAATTATTGCTGCTACAAATCAGAACTTAGAAGAATTAAATACCGAAAAAGGCTTTCGTTTAGATCTTTATCATCGAATTAGCTCCTTTGTTATTCATCTTGAACCTCTTAGGAACAGAAAAGAAGATATTCCACTATTATTGGATTACTTTGTTAAGTATTTTAATAGAGTAATGGGAAAAACAATTAATGAAATTGATGAGCTTGTGGTTCGAAAATTATTGGATTACGAATTTCCAGGAAATGTTAGAGAGTTAAAAAATATGGTTGAAAGAGCGGTAATTGTATGCGATTCCAATAAATTAAGCTTATCTAATTTTCAATTATCAAATAATAAAGAGTCTAGTGCTACATGTCATTTTCCTGAGGAAGAAATTCTGGATCTGGAATTGGTTGAAAAAAATTGTATTTTGAAAGCTTTAGAGAGATCAAATAATAATAAATCTAAAGCTGCCGATATGCTTAATATTACATGGCAATCGCTCGATAGGAGAATTAAGAAATATAAAATTTGA
- a CDS encoding helix-turn-helix transcriptional regulator, which produces MKQEVQNDLVRIKERLRILDDKKKKVAKIIGITDVYLSYILNGKRPLTANVKSKLFDYLGLS; this is translated from the coding sequence ATGAAACAAGAAGTTCAAAACGATTTGGTAAGAATAAAAGAAAGGCTTAGAATTCTTGATGATAAGAAAAAGAAAGTAGCCAAAATTATTGGTATTACTGATGTTTATCTATCCTATATTCTTAATGGGAAGCGACCTTTAACAGCAAATGTGAAATCTAAACTTTTTGATTACTTAGGACTTAGTTAA